From one Thamnophis elegans isolate rThaEle1 chromosome 9, rThaEle1.pri, whole genome shotgun sequence genomic stretch:
- the DMP1 gene encoding dentin matrix acidic phosphoprotein 1, whose translation MHDKVMNIPNSETAHQDTIQTPQRSDAEGSSGHEDTSENESNSVYSFSDELMQGDEPNQSQDSEGSENSSQQDLPNQASDGESTSLGEEEDQNSNAGSEQSDSKGQDNESQQESNESSRHPGGDDSDNSGPSVSSESESQPDSSQSQSESNSENDSENESISESDSKTESSIDSGSESKSSSESDSESESSSESDSESKSSSESDSESKSSSESDSESKSSSERDSESKSTSESE comes from the coding sequence ATGCATGATAAGGTTATGAATATACCCAACAGTGAAACCGCCCATCAAGATACCATCCAGACTCCACAGAGAAGTGACGCAGAAGGTAGCAGTGGCCATGAGGACACCAGTGAAAATGAGAGCAACAGTGTGTACAGCTTCAGTGATGAACTGATGCAAGGGGATGAACCCAACCAAAGCCAAGATTCTGAAGGCTCAGAAAACAGCAGCCAGCAAGATCTCCCCAATCAGGCTAGTGATGGGGAAAGCACATCTTTAGGAGAGGAAGAGGACCAAAACAGTAATGCCGGCAGTGAGCAATCAGACAGCAAAGGTCAAGACAATGAAAGCCAACAGGAAAGCAATGAAAGTAGCAGGCACCCAGGCGGTGATGACAGTGACAATAGTGGCCCATCTGTCAGCAGCGAAAGTGAGAGTCAACCAGATAGCAGCCAGAGCCAGTCTGAGAGCAACAGTGAGAATGACAGTGAGAATGAGAGCATCAGCGAAAGCGACAGTAAAACTGAAAGCAGCATTGACAGCGGCAGTGAATCCAAGAGCAGCAGTGAGAGCGACAGTGAATCCGAAAGCAGCAGTGAAAGTGACAGTGAATCCAAGAGCAGCAGTGAGAGCGACAGTGAATCCAAGAGCAGCAGTGAGAGCGACAGTGAATCCAAAAGCAGCAGTGAGAGAGATAGTGAATCCAAAAGTACCAGTGAGAGTGAGTGA